From a single Streptomyces sp. NBC_00237 genomic region:
- a CDS encoding NADPH:quinone reductase has protein sequence MLASWYDDQGPAADVLHVGELPDPVPGPGEVRVRVTVSGVNPGDTKKRRGWLGSSMPYPRVIPHSDAAGVIDAVGAQVDARRVGQRVWVHGAQSYRPFGTAAQYTVVPDHQAAPLPDHLSDELGASLGIPGITAHRTVFADGPVDGQLVLVHGVLGGVGSLAAQLAHWAGATVIATVRRTEDLDHIDPAVVSHAVALDTGDPAAAIRAHAPRGVNRIIEVALSDNADLDNAVAANNAVIAAYATRTDRTEIPFWPLLFNNVTLRLLGSDDFPAEAKRQAARDLTSAAAVGALTVAVGDCYPLDDIAKAHDHVDAGGRHGRILLTIPQ, from the coding sequence ATGCTTGCTTCCTGGTACGACGACCAGGGCCCCGCCGCCGATGTCCTGCACGTTGGCGAACTCCCTGATCCCGTCCCCGGCCCCGGCGAGGTCCGCGTCCGCGTCACCGTCTCGGGCGTTAACCCCGGTGACACCAAGAAACGGCGCGGCTGGCTCGGCTCGTCCATGCCCTACCCGCGAGTGATCCCGCACAGCGACGCCGCCGGAGTCATTGACGCCGTGGGCGCCCAAGTCGACGCCCGCCGCGTCGGACAACGGGTCTGGGTGCACGGTGCCCAGTCCTACCGCCCCTTCGGCACCGCCGCCCAGTACACCGTCGTACCCGACCACCAGGCCGCACCTCTGCCCGACCACCTCAGTGACGAGCTGGGCGCGAGCCTCGGCATCCCCGGCATCACCGCCCACCGCACCGTCTTCGCCGACGGCCCGGTCGACGGCCAACTGGTCCTGGTCCACGGAGTTCTCGGCGGCGTCGGCTCCCTGGCCGCCCAGCTCGCCCACTGGGCCGGCGCCACCGTGATCGCGACCGTCCGCCGCACCGAGGACCTCGACCACATCGACCCGGCCGTCGTCTCCCACGCCGTCGCCCTGGACACTGGCGACCCCGCCGCTGCCATCCGCGCGCACGCGCCGCGGGGCGTCAACCGGATCATCGAGGTCGCGCTGTCCGACAACGCCGACCTCGACAACGCCGTCGCCGCCAACAACGCCGTCATCGCCGCCTACGCCACCCGCACGGACCGCACCGAGATCCCCTTCTGGCCACTGCTGTTCAACAACGTCACCCTCCGGCTCCTCGGCAGCGACGACTTCCCCGCCGAGGCCAAGCGCCAGGCCGCCCGCGACCTCACCTCCGCAGCCGCTGTCGGCGCCCTCACTGTCGCCGTCGGCGACTGTTACCCGCTGGACGACATCGCCAAGGCCCACGACCACGTCGACGCCGGCGGTCGCCACGGCCGCATCCTGCTCACCATCCCCCAATAG
- a CDS encoding PadR family transcriptional regulator, whose translation MLELAILGFLAEAPLPGHELRRRVVQLTGYTRPVSDGSLYPAINRLTKAGLIERRADPAAGAARYVLSLTAAGRAEMLQRLCKPADHEITDFTRFYVVLAFLSHLPVVAEQHAVLRRRLEFLEEPASFFYDNERPLYAEEIADPYRRGMLLTARATSRAERTWLRETLGEKPPAFDTACTDSDMHAPAAPAS comes from the coding sequence ATGCTGGAACTCGCGATACTCGGCTTCCTGGCCGAGGCCCCCCTGCCCGGACACGAGCTGCGCCGCCGCGTTGTACAGCTGACCGGCTACACACGGCCGGTCAGTGATGGCAGCCTGTACCCGGCGATCAATCGCCTGACCAAGGCGGGCTTGATCGAGAGGCGTGCCGACCCGGCCGCGGGGGCGGCCCGGTACGTGCTCAGCCTGACCGCGGCCGGGCGGGCCGAAATGCTTCAGCGTCTGTGCAAGCCCGCCGACCACGAGATCACCGACTTCACCCGGTTCTACGTCGTCCTGGCATTTCTCTCCCACCTGCCCGTCGTGGCCGAACAGCATGCGGTGCTGCGCAGACGGCTGGAGTTCCTGGAAGAACCGGCGAGCTTCTTCTACGACAACGAGCGGCCCCTGTATGCCGAGGAGATCGCCGACCCCTACCGGCGGGGCATGCTGCTCACCGCCCGCGCCACCAGCCGCGCCGAACGGACCTGGCTGCGCGAGACCCTCGGCGAGAAACCGCCCGCATTCGACACCGCATGCACCGACAGCGATATGCATGCGCCCGCCGCTCCCGCGAGCTGA
- a CDS encoding ester cyclase: MNRFVEFINTGNEELAREVISPDAVFHAPSHPEPLRGPEGYMEVLGMMPSGFPDVQWTLEETVTEGDTVAARFTMRGTHDGEFFGIPASGNKISVQAMNFYYLADGLIVGERGQPDLLGVMQQIGAVPAP; this comes from the coding sequence ATGAACCGCTTCGTCGAGTTCATCAACACGGGCAACGAGGAGCTCGCCCGCGAGGTCATTTCTCCTGACGCGGTGTTCCACGCACCCAGTCACCCGGAACCCCTGCGAGGGCCCGAGGGGTACATGGAAGTCCTCGGGATGATGCCCAGCGGCTTCCCGGACGTCCAGTGGACGCTGGAGGAGACGGTCACCGAAGGCGACACGGTCGCCGCGCGGTTCACCATGCGGGGAACCCACGACGGTGAATTCTTCGGGATCCCGGCGAGCGGCAACAAGATCTCGGTGCAGGCCATGAACTTCTACTACCTGGCCGACGGCCTGATCGTCGGCGAACGGGGCCAGCCCGACCTCCTCGGGGTGATGCAGCAGATCGGTGCCGTACCGGCGCCGTGA
- a CDS encoding VOC family protein encodes MTPLNATIVSTAWNCDDPRAMATFYHQLTGWPIMAEEDTHAIVGTGDQMLVFAHKDGFTAPDWPADTLDFHLDFRVEDTEKAVEQLLQAGATKPDFQPGEGQWTVLLDPSGQPLCLSSPQDH; translated from the coding sequence GTGACCCCGCTCAACGCCACCATCGTCAGCACCGCATGGAACTGCGACGACCCGCGCGCCATGGCCACCTTCTACCACCAGCTCACCGGCTGGCCCATCATGGCCGAGGAAGACACCCACGCCATCGTCGGCACCGGCGACCAGATGCTCGTCTTCGCCCACAAAGACGGCTTCACGGCACCCGACTGGCCCGCCGACACCCTCGACTTCCACCTCGACTTCCGCGTCGAGGACACCGAGAAGGCCGTCGAGCAGCTTCTCCAGGCCGGTGCCACCAAGCCCGACTTCCAGCCCGGCGAAGGCCAGTGGACCGTCCTGCTCGACCCCTCCGGCCAGCCCCTGTGCCTCAGCTCCCCCCAGGACCACTGA
- a CDS encoding VOC family protein, producing MPNHISLVDFTVKDPQTAREFYTGVFDLELKMEMPDYPLFSSAGGPDIGLIKDGADKGGPADGVNTIGSPTTVFTVDDIDATLAKVNSLGGKTVVTKTEIAPEIGHYAYFTDPDGNFIGITQKP from the coding sequence ATGCCGAACCACATCTCGCTCGTCGACTTCACCGTGAAGGACCCGCAGACCGCCCGGGAGTTCTACACCGGCGTCTTCGACCTGGAACTGAAGATGGAGATGCCCGACTACCCCCTCTTCAGCTCCGCCGGCGGCCCTGACATCGGTCTCATCAAGGACGGCGCGGACAAGGGCGGCCCCGCCGACGGCGTCAACACCATCGGCAGCCCCACCACCGTCTTCACCGTCGACGACATCGACGCCACCCTCGCCAAGGTCAACTCCCTTGGCGGCAAGACCGTCGTCACCAAGACCGAAATCGCCCCCGAAATCGGCCACTACGCCTACTTCACCGACCCCGACGGCAACTTCATCGGCATCACCCAGAAGCCGTAA
- a CDS encoding VOC family protein: MQTANFTACLAVRDITETLDFYESLGFTVGRESVAQDHPIHLVFNGDTMAFMVQPEDSVRDFLPQTARPLGASGFFYLNAPDFDAAVARVRDKVEVLKEASDGGFRMLYFRDPNGYAMALSAPAA; this comes from the coding sequence GTGCAGACCGCAAACTTCACCGCCTGTCTCGCCGTCCGCGACATCACCGAGACCCTGGACTTCTACGAGAGCCTGGGCTTCACCGTCGGCCGCGAGAGCGTCGCCCAGGACCACCCGATCCATCTGGTCTTCAACGGCGACACGATGGCGTTCATGGTCCAGCCCGAGGACAGCGTCCGGGACTTCCTGCCGCAGACCGCCCGCCCGCTGGGCGCCTCCGGGTTCTTCTACCTCAACGCCCCCGACTTCGACGCCGCGGTCGCCCGCGTCCGCGACAAGGTCGAGGTCCTCAAGGAAGCCAGCGACGGCGGTTTCCGGATGCTCTACTTCCGCGACCCCAACGGCTACGCGATGGCCCTCAGCGCCCCCGCCGCCTGA
- a CDS encoding TetR/AcrR family transcriptional regulator: MADNDVPRRRRDPQRRIEEIVTATERVIATKGIEGLTHRAVAEEAGVPLGATTYHFATREDLIKAALQRAVDRFGAYLDTWTAQRPNLAPEQYAVLLADALMGSFTAEGRGQSVMEFELYLAALRRPELREIADQYTELNIRACAKYTDPVTAAAVAAATNGITLRGLANSRPPTRDDVEAILRRILTPNPALAPATPAETGVDA, encoded by the coding sequence ATGGCCGACAACGACGTCCCGCGCCGGCGCAGGGACCCCCAGCGGCGGATCGAAGAGATCGTCACCGCCACCGAGCGGGTCATCGCCACCAAGGGCATCGAGGGGCTCACCCACCGGGCGGTCGCCGAGGAAGCGGGCGTGCCCCTGGGGGCGACGACGTACCACTTCGCGACCCGTGAGGACCTCATCAAGGCGGCCCTGCAGCGCGCCGTCGACCGGTTCGGCGCCTACCTCGACACCTGGACCGCCCAACGGCCGAACCTGGCCCCCGAGCAGTACGCGGTCCTCCTCGCGGACGCCCTGATGGGCAGCTTCACCGCCGAGGGGCGCGGGCAGAGCGTGATGGAGTTCGAGCTCTACCTCGCCGCCCTGCGCCGCCCCGAACTACGTGAGATCGCCGACCAGTACACCGAGCTCAACATCCGCGCCTGCGCGAAGTACACCGACCCCGTCACCGCCGCCGCCGTTGCCGCCGCGACCAACGGCATCACCCTGCGCGGCTTGGCCAACAGCCGCCCGCCCACCCGTGACGACGTCGAAGCGATCCTGCGCCGCATCCTCACCCCCAACCCCGCCCTCGCCCCGGCCACACCGGCCGAAACAGGCGTCGACGCGTGA
- the istA gene encoding IS21 family transposase, with amino-acid sequence MSKVELYAAIRRDHRSGMKIREIERKYNVSWRTVRNAVDSVWPAPRKQLPPRPTALDPYKPVIDGMLQADLDAPRKQRHTITRIFHRLVEEHGADVSYQMVRRYVADRKPQILVESGKAPVEAFVPQTHQPGMEAEVDFGDVTIRLAGELVTCYLFSFRLSYSGKAVHRVFASCGQEAFFEGHVHALRTLGGVPRSKVRYDNLKAAVARVLGLSRARVEADRWIAFRSHFGIESFYCRPGIEGAHEKGGVEGQIGYFRRNHFTPVPEVDSLAELNELVDQWDLHDGRRRIGSRPRTIDEHFETERPLLMPLPEEPFETGRLFTPRVDRYSQIAVCTNRYSVPVRLIGKRVRVVLHASHLVVYDRNVEAARHERLIAKGACRLDLDHYLEALIRKPGAFPGATALEQARSAGKFTPVHDAWWAAAVKAHGDTAGTRALIEVLLLARHVSHEHLMAGLATALRAGALTADAVALEARKVAQAEDEPAGHPSPTGMGGEATVTFLHEWRLAHLPPDTRPLPTVNHYDQLLRRRRTSGGEHREGEAQ; translated from the coding sequence ATGTCGAAGGTCGAGCTGTACGCGGCGATCCGGCGCGACCACCGCAGCGGCATGAAGATCCGGGAGATCGAGCGCAAGTACAACGTGTCGTGGCGCACGGTCCGCAATGCCGTGGACTCGGTCTGGCCCGCGCCGCGGAAGCAACTTCCGCCGAGGCCGACCGCGTTGGATCCGTACAAGCCGGTGATCGACGGGATGCTCCAGGCGGATCTGGACGCGCCGCGCAAGCAGCGGCACACGATCACCCGGATCTTCCACCGCCTGGTGGAGGAACACGGCGCGGACGTCTCCTACCAGATGGTCCGGCGCTACGTCGCCGACCGGAAGCCGCAGATCCTCGTCGAGTCGGGGAAGGCCCCGGTCGAGGCGTTCGTGCCGCAGACCCACCAGCCCGGCATGGAGGCGGAGGTCGACTTCGGCGACGTGACGATCCGGCTCGCAGGCGAGCTTGTGACCTGCTATTTGTTCTCCTTCCGCCTGTCCTACTCGGGCAAGGCGGTCCATCGCGTCTTCGCGTCCTGCGGTCAGGAAGCCTTCTTCGAAGGGCACGTGCACGCGCTGCGGACGCTGGGCGGAGTGCCGCGGAGCAAGGTCCGCTACGACAACCTGAAGGCCGCCGTGGCCCGGGTGCTGGGGTTGAGCCGGGCCAGGGTGGAGGCCGACCGGTGGATCGCGTTCAGGTCGCACTTCGGGATCGAGAGCTTCTACTGCCGCCCTGGCATCGAGGGGGCCCACGAGAAGGGCGGAGTGGAGGGGCAGATCGGCTATTTCCGCCGCAACCACTTCACCCCGGTGCCCGAGGTCGACTCGCTGGCCGAGCTGAACGAACTGGTCGACCAGTGGGATCTGCACGACGGGCGGCGCCGGATCGGTTCGCGGCCGCGGACCATCGACGAGCACTTCGAGACCGAGCGGCCGCTGCTGATGCCGTTGCCGGAGGAGCCGTTCGAGACGGGCCGGCTCTTCACTCCGAGGGTCGACCGCTACAGCCAGATCGCGGTCTGCACGAACCGGTACTCGGTGCCGGTACGGCTGATCGGCAAGCGGGTCAGAGTCGTGCTTCACGCTTCTCACCTGGTGGTTTACGACAGGAACGTGGAAGCGGCCCGGCATGAGCGTCTGATCGCGAAGGGCGCTTGCCGCCTGGATCTGGATCACTACCTGGAAGCTCTGATTCGCAAGCCGGGTGCCTTCCCCGGCGCGACCGCGCTCGAACAGGCCCGCTCTGCGGGCAAGTTCACCCCGGTCCATGACGCCTGGTGGGCTGCGGCGGTCAAGGCCCACGGAGACACCGCCGGGACGAGGGCGCTGATCGAGGTGCTGCTGCTGGCCCGCCACGTTTCGCACGAGCACCTGATGGCCGGCCTCGCGACGGCTCTGCGGGCCGGGGCCCTGACCGCCGACGCGGTCGCGCTGGAGGCCCGCAAGGTCGCCCAGGCCGAGGACGAGCCGGCCGGGCACCCATCGCCGACCGGGATGGGCGGTGAGGCGACCGTGACGTTTCTGCACGAATGGCGACTCGCGCATCTTCCCCCGGACACCAGGCCGCTTCCCACGGTGAACCACTACGACCAACTGCTCCGACGCCGTCGCACCAGCGGCGGTGAACATCGCGAGGGAGAAGCACAGTGA
- the istB gene encoding IS21-like element helper ATPase IstB, whose amino-acid sequence MTLPRQRGLTEQAANTAIDTACRLLRLPSIRNEFSDIADRAMKDQMTYRGFLAELLMAECDDRSRRRSERRIKAAGFPRDKSLRNFDFDANPNIDAATIHTLASCEWIKKSQPLCLIGDSGTGKSHMLIALGTEAAMAGYRVKYVLATKLVNELVEAADEKQLTKTIARYGRVDLLCIDELGYMELDRRGAELLFQVLTEREEKNSVAIASNESFGGWTKTFTDPRLCAAIVDRLTFNGTIIETGTDSYRLASTRARAEATAKAS is encoded by the coding sequence GTGACCCTGCCCCGGCAGCGAGGACTGACAGAGCAGGCCGCCAACACGGCCATCGACACCGCTTGCCGCCTGTTGCGGCTCCCATCGATCAGGAACGAGTTCTCCGACATCGCCGACCGGGCGATGAAGGACCAGATGACCTACCGCGGCTTCCTCGCGGAGCTGCTGATGGCCGAGTGCGACGACCGCTCCAGGCGTCGGTCGGAGCGGCGGATCAAGGCGGCTGGTTTCCCCCGGGACAAGTCGTTGCGGAACTTCGACTTCGACGCGAACCCGAACATCGACGCGGCCACCATCCACACCCTCGCCAGCTGCGAGTGGATCAAGAAGAGTCAGCCGCTCTGCCTGATCGGCGACTCGGGGACCGGCAAGTCGCACATGCTGATCGCTCTGGGAACCGAGGCGGCGATGGCCGGCTACCGGGTCAAGTACGTGCTGGCGACAAAGCTGGTGAACGAGCTCGTCGAGGCTGCCGACGAGAAGCAGCTGACCAAGACGATCGCCCGCTACGGGCGGGTTGATCTTTTGTGCATCGATGAGCTCGGCTACATGGAACTCGACCGCCGCGGCGCCGAACTACTTTTCCAGGTCCTGACCGAACGCGAGGAGAAGAACAGCGTCGCCATCGCCTCCAACGAGTCCTTCGGCGGCTGGACCAAGACCTTCACCGACCCCCGCCTCTGCGCGGCCATCGTCGACCGACTCACCTTCAACGGCACCATCATCGAAACCGGCACCGACTCCTACCGCCTCGCCAGCACCCGCGCCCGAGCCGAAGCGACCGCCAAGGCCAGCTGA
- a CDS encoding MarR family winged helix-turn-helix transcriptional regulator, which yields MADLTLADEHLVFRQYLDAVGLHGMAGAEAVGLSASDWYALSQIALEGTLTSGELAARTGLTTGATTRLIDRLERAGFARRAADPDDRRKVIVEPVADSLDHIEKVVGPARRQIAEVLSRYTPDQRAVLFDYFAHAAPAFRAATEEIRDAAAHGRQRKGGAAAGRP from the coding sequence ATGGCAGACCTGACGCTGGCAGACGAGCACTTGGTCTTCCGTCAGTACCTCGACGCTGTGGGACTCCACGGCATGGCCGGGGCGGAAGCGGTGGGGCTCAGCGCCTCCGATTGGTATGCGCTCAGCCAGATCGCGTTGGAAGGCACGCTCACCTCGGGAGAACTGGCCGCACGTACCGGTCTCACCACCGGGGCGACCACTCGCCTGATCGACCGCCTGGAGCGAGCCGGATTCGCCCGCCGGGCTGCCGATCCGGATGATCGACGCAAGGTCATCGTCGAGCCGGTGGCCGACTCCCTCGACCATATTGAGAAGGTGGTCGGGCCTGCCCGGCGCCAGATCGCCGAGGTTCTCAGTCGATACACACCAGACCAACGCGCCGTTCTCTTCGACTACTTCGCTCACGCGGCCCCTGCTTTCCGTGCGGCCACCGAGGAGATCCGGGACGCAGCAGCACACGGTCGTCAGCGCAAGGGAGGCGCGGCGGCCGGCCGCCCGTGA
- a CDS encoding SgcJ/EcaC family oxidoreductase yields MPTTDDRNAVTTVIASLIDAWRRHDADTYGAQFTQDATYVTFVGTYYQGRRDIIDSHRTLFAKFLKGTQLADEILDIRFYGPDTAVITGRGDSYKGSKPKKLTKVQTYTLVREQDGQWRIAAFHNTKRKPLMEAISFKAAPALVPASQK; encoded by the coding sequence ATGCCCACCACGGACGACCGGAATGCCGTCACCACGGTGATCGCCTCACTCATCGACGCCTGGCGACGCCACGACGCCGACACGTACGGTGCGCAGTTCACGCAGGACGCCACCTACGTCACCTTCGTCGGCACGTACTACCAGGGCCGCCGCGACATCATCGACAGCCACCGGACGCTGTTCGCCAAATTCCTCAAGGGCACACAACTCGCCGACGAGATCCTGGACATCCGCTTCTACGGTCCAGACACCGCCGTGATCACCGGCCGCGGCGACAGCTACAAGGGCAGCAAGCCGAAGAAACTGACCAAGGTCCAGACCTACACCCTGGTCCGGGAGCAGGACGGCCAGTGGCGCATCGCGGCCTTCCACAACACCAAGCGCAAGCCGCTTATGGAGGCCATCTCCTTCAAGGCCGCCCCCGCTCTCGTCCCGGCATCCCAGAAGTGA
- a CDS encoding EF-hand domain-containing protein gives MASVVKDQKFSILFDWFDQDRNGQLSAGDLRATATVFAQVARNEDHVNVRAIHASFEQWWQLLLRYADADGDGQVSRQEFTATMEASVTTPEHFESAVMAIADAVMNAADTNTDGVLSRDEYTRMYEVLGVAPELSGPAFDRLDLDGDGVISHDEYRTAIVDFYLSNNPEAPGNYLLGPLAQPA, from the coding sequence ATGGCAAGCGTTGTGAAGGACCAGAAGTTCAGCATCCTCTTCGACTGGTTCGACCAGGACCGCAACGGGCAGCTCTCGGCAGGTGATCTGCGGGCCACGGCGACGGTGTTCGCCCAGGTGGCCCGGAACGAGGACCACGTCAACGTGCGCGCCATCCACGCCTCGTTCGAGCAGTGGTGGCAGCTGCTGCTCCGGTATGCCGATGCCGATGGTGACGGGCAGGTCTCGCGTCAGGAGTTCACCGCCACGATGGAAGCCAGCGTCACCACCCCCGAGCATTTCGAGAGCGCGGTCATGGCGATCGCCGACGCCGTCATGAACGCCGCCGACACCAACACCGACGGTGTCCTCAGCCGTGACGAGTACACCCGCATGTACGAGGTGCTGGGCGTCGCCCCCGAACTCTCCGGCCCGGCCTTCGACAGGCTCGACCTCGACGGCGACGGCGTCATCAGCCACGACGAGTACCGCACTGCCATCGTCGACTTCTACCTCAGCAACAACCCCGAGGCGCCCGGCAACTACCTCCTGGGCCCTCTCGCCCAGCCGGCCTGA
- a CDS encoding cold-shock protein: MATGVVKWFNNTKGFGFITPDDGGEDLFAHMSSIVTEGYKHLEENQKVTFDVTDGQKGKQASNIKPVV, encoded by the coding sequence ATGGCCACCGGCGTCGTGAAATGGTTCAACAACACGAAGGGGTTCGGATTCATCACCCCGGACGATGGCGGGGAGGACCTCTTCGCCCACATGTCCTCGATCGTGACCGAGGGGTACAAGCACCTCGAAGAGAACCAGAAGGTGACCTTCGACGTGACGGACGGCCAAAAGGGAAAGCAGGCCAGCAACATCAAGCCCGTCGTCTAG
- a CDS encoding reverse transcriptase/maturase family protein, translating to MQSAATVLDVIRERGRRGLPLERLYRQLFNRELFLLAYGRIYANTGAMTPGATGETVDGMSLAKIEKIIGALRTETYRWTPVRRVYIEKKGSAKKRPLGLPTWSDKIVGEVMRLLLEAYFEPTFSDRSHGFRPGRGCHTALREVADTWTGTHWFIEGDVADCFGSLDHSILLATLAERIHDGRFLRLVDHLLQAGYLEDWRWNATLSGVPQGGVASPVLSNIYLDRLDQFVEQQLLPEYNRGKRRRINPAYHRLQREIAEAKRHGDREAVRTLRLRMRTLPSRDPQDPAYRRLRYCRYADDWLLGFAGPRHEAEEIKARLRTFLSDELRLELSESKTLITHAASQAARFLGYEIRTMHADDKIERRGRRAINGRIGLFVPGTVLRSTCARYLKKGKPAARGFLLHDSDYTIVAKYGSEYRGLVQYYLLAQNVSHLGKLRWAMETSMLKTLAAKHRSTVPKMARRHRNTVETQQGTRVCFEAVVPRDGGRKPLVARFGGIPLTRQRTAVLTDRRPIMASTRQNELIHRLLAECCEICTARTRLEVHHVRKLADLNRPGRREKSEWIRLMAMRRRKTLVVCRQCHENIHAGRPTPPARA from the coding sequence ATGCAGAGCGCCGCAACGGTGCTGGACGTCATCCGGGAACGCGGCAGGCGGGGTCTGCCGCTGGAGAGGTTGTATCGGCAGCTGTTCAACAGGGAACTGTTCCTTTTGGCCTACGGGCGCATCTACGCCAACACGGGTGCGATGACGCCGGGGGCCACCGGCGAGACCGTGGACGGTATGTCACTGGCGAAGATCGAGAAGATCATCGGGGCTCTGCGCACCGAGACTTATCGATGGACGCCGGTCCGGCGGGTCTACATCGAGAAGAAAGGATCAGCGAAGAAGCGCCCGCTCGGTCTGCCGACCTGGAGCGACAAGATCGTCGGTGAGGTGATGCGTCTGTTGCTTGAGGCGTACTTCGAGCCGACGTTCAGCGACCGCTCCCACGGATTCCGCCCCGGCCGGGGCTGCCACACCGCATTACGCGAAGTGGCCGACACCTGGACTGGAACGCACTGGTTCATCGAGGGCGATGTCGCCGACTGCTTCGGGAGCCTCGATCATTCGATCCTGCTCGCGACGCTGGCGGAACGCATTCACGACGGCCGGTTCCTACGGCTGGTCGACCATCTGCTCCAGGCCGGGTACTTGGAGGACTGGCGGTGGAACGCCACGCTCAGCGGGGTTCCGCAAGGAGGCGTCGCCTCCCCCGTTTTATCCAACATCTACCTGGACCGGCTCGACCAGTTCGTCGAACAGCAACTGCTACCGGAGTACAACCGGGGCAAACGACGGAGGATCAATCCTGCCTACCACCGTCTCCAGCGCGAGATCGCTGAGGCAAAGCGGCACGGTGACCGGGAAGCGGTGCGAACCCTGCGGTTGCGCATGCGCACCCTGCCAAGCCGAGACCCTCAAGATCCCGCCTATCGGAGGCTGCGATATTGCAGGTATGCCGACGACTGGTTGCTCGGGTTCGCCGGTCCCCGGCACGAGGCCGAGGAGATCAAGGCAAGGTTGCGGACGTTCCTGAGCGACGAACTCAGACTCGAACTGTCCGAGTCCAAGACCCTGATCACGCACGCCGCCAGCCAGGCGGCGCGATTCCTCGGCTACGAGATCAGAACGATGCATGCCGATGACAAGATCGAGCGGCGAGGCCGTCGCGCGATCAACGGCCGCATCGGTCTGTTCGTGCCTGGAACTGTTCTTCGGAGCACATGTGCCCGCTATCTGAAAAAGGGAAAGCCCGCCGCACGCGGGTTCCTGCTGCACGACAGCGACTACACCATCGTCGCGAAGTACGGATCCGAGTACCGCGGGCTTGTCCAGTATTACCTCCTTGCCCAGAACGTGTCTCACCTGGGCAAGCTCCGCTGGGCCATGGAGACTTCGATGCTCAAGACCCTGGCGGCGAAGCACCGCAGCACGGTCCCCAAGATGGCCCGACGGCACAGGAACACCGTCGAGACCCAACAGGGCACCCGCGTCTGCTTCGAGGCCGTCGTCCCCCGTGACGGCGGGAGGAAACCGCTGGTCGCCCGCTTCGGCGGGATCCCCCTGACCAGACAGCGCACGGCCGTTCTCACTGACCGTCGGCCGATTATGGCCAGCACCCGGCAGAACGAGCTGATCCACCGGCTCCTCGCCGAGTGCTGCGAGATCTGCACAGCCCGGACAAGGCTGGAAGTCCACCACGTTCGCAAGCTTGCCGACCTCAACCGCCCCGGCCGCCGCGAGAAGTCAGAGTGGATACGCCTCATGGCCATGCGGCGGCGCAAGACCCTGGTGGTCTGCCGCCAGTGCCACGAGAACATCCATGCGGGACGGCCCACACCCCCTGCCCGGGCATGA
- a CDS encoding winged helix-turn-helix domain-containing protein has protein sequence MRLDAGELIECWVSDAEIARRFRVTRMSVQRWRRSLAAAGRPALASKGAGGARCKLTDEQLRRLEGELEAGPAAHGWAEDQCWTLARIAEVIRRRFEVEYTLAGVDLLLHRIGWSVQVPARRAAERDEAKIAAWKDEQWPVVKRPQRTWVPGSASRTRQARD, from the coding sequence GTGCGTCTGGATGCGGGCGAGTTGATCGAGTGCTGGGTCAGTGACGCGGAGATCGCCCGGCGGTTTCGGGTGACGCGGATGTCGGTCCAGCGCTGGAGGCGGTCCCTGGCCGCAGCCGGTCGCCCGGCGCTGGCCTCGAAAGGAGCCGGTGGTGCCCGGTGCAAGCTCACCGACGAGCAGTTACGCCGACTGGAAGGCGAACTGGAGGCGGGACCTGCCGCGCACGGCTGGGCCGAGGACCAGTGCTGGACGCTCGCACGGATCGCCGAGGTGATCCGCCGCCGGTTCGAGGTGGAGTACACACTGGCCGGGGTCGACCTGCTGCTGCACCGGATCGGCTGGAGCGTGCAGGTTCCCGCCCGGCGGGCCGCCGAGCGCGACGAGGCGAAGATCGCCGCGTGGAAGGACGAGCAGTGGCCCGTCGTGAAAAGACCGCAGCGGACCTGGGTGCCTGGCTCTGCTTCGAGGACGAGGCAGGCCAGGGACTGA